One region of Pseudanabaena sp. BC1403 genomic DNA includes:
- a CDS encoding Fur family transcriptional regulator, which produces MTSAEPTYSPEALKAELNSKGCRMTPQREVILSTFQTLPEGEHLSAEDLYERLKAQGENISLSTIYRTVKMMARMGILRELELTEDHKHYEINQPKPHHHHHLVCVKTNRVIEFKNDQILTISKKVADKYGFSVLDCQLTIIGVSPEGQRSIF; this is translated from the coding sequence CCTATTCACCTGAGGCCCTCAAGGCTGAACTAAACTCAAAGGGTTGTCGCATGACACCGCAGCGCGAGGTGATCTTAAGTACATTTCAAACCCTGCCTGAAGGTGAACATCTCAGTGCAGAAGATCTTTATGAACGGTTAAAAGCACAAGGTGAAAATATTAGTCTTTCGACAATTTATCGCACTGTGAAAATGATGGCACGAATGGGGATTTTGCGTGAGTTAGAACTCACAGAAGATCACAAGCATTATGAAATTAATCAACCCAAACCTCACCATCATCACCATTTAGTTTGCGTCAAAACTAACCGTGTTATTGAGTTTAAAAACGATCAGATTCTCACAATTAGTAAAAAAGTTGCTGATAAGTATGGATTCTCAGTCCTAGATTGCCAACTCACCATCATTGGAGTCAGTCCTGAAGGACAGCGATCAATCTTTTAA
- a CDS encoding SRPBCC family protein has product MSDWLEHTVQTEVAIPVEYAWSLWSDLQAMPRWMKWIDSVVVTADPEISAWKLGTNGLTFTWKSRILKQIPNQIIQWESIGGLSNRGAVRFYGRPNNMTIVKLSIAYAIPAIGQIMDNLFLGQVVESTLQADLDRFRIYAQEDFLKNS; this is encoded by the coding sequence ATGAGTGATTGGCTCGAACATACTGTCCAAACTGAAGTAGCTATTCCCGTAGAATATGCATGGTCGTTATGGTCGGATTTGCAGGCTATGCCACGTTGGATGAAGTGGATTGACTCTGTGGTAGTCACTGCCGATCCTGAAATATCAGCATGGAAACTCGGCACAAACGGTTTAACTTTTACTTGGAAGTCACGAATTCTCAAACAAATTCCCAATCAAATTATTCAGTGGGAATCGATTGGTGGTCTGTCAAATCGTGGGGCTGTAAGGTTTTATGGTCGCCCTAATAATATGACGATTGTGAAGTTAAGCATTGCCTATGCAATTCCTGCGATCGGGCAAATTATGGATAATTTATTTTTGGGGCAAGTTGTTGAGTCAACTTTGCAGGCTGATTTAGACAGGTTCAGAATTTATGCCCAAGAAGATTTCTTAAAAAACAGTTAA
- a CDS encoding rod shape-determining protein, whose translation MGLLRHFTKDIGIDLGTANTLIYVSGEGIVLQEPSVVAIDQRDKTAYAVGNEANKMIGRTPGDIIAVRPLKDGVIADFDSAELMLRSFIQKVKKGVFNPRIAIGIPSGVTGVEWRAVMDAARRAGASEVYPIDEPIAAAIGAGLPVTEATGNMIIDIGGGTTEVAVMSLQGIVLSESVRVAGDELSEAIMKYMKTVHNLVVGERTSEEIKIKIGSAYPIKEETSMEVRGLHLLSGLPRTVTVKSSEIRESMSEPLSVIIEAVKRTLERTPPELAADIIDRGIMLAGGGAMLNGIDTLISHETGIITHIAPAPLDCVVIGAGRVLEDYKNLGRVLTSRLKSL comes from the coding sequence GTGGGTTTATTACGCCATTTTACGAAAGACATCGGCATTGACCTCGGTACTGCCAACACACTTATTTATGTGTCTGGTGAAGGTATTGTTCTGCAAGAGCCATCAGTTGTCGCAATCGATCAACGAGACAAGACTGCCTATGCAGTCGGAAATGAAGCTAATAAAATGATCGGTCGCACCCCTGGTGACATCATTGCAGTGCGTCCCCTTAAAGATGGAGTGATTGCTGACTTTGACTCGGCTGAGTTAATGTTGCGTTCATTCATTCAGAAAGTTAAAAAAGGCGTTTTTAATCCTCGCATCGCGATCGGTATTCCAAGTGGGGTAACAGGCGTTGAATGGCGTGCCGTTATGGATGCAGCTCGTCGCGCTGGGGCAAGTGAAGTGTACCCAATTGATGAGCCGATCGCTGCGGCGATCGGGGCTGGACTGCCTGTAACTGAAGCCACTGGCAACATGATCATTGATATTGGTGGTGGTACTACCGAAGTTGCGGTGATGAGTTTACAAGGGATTGTTTTGAGTGAGTCGGTACGTGTTGCTGGAGACGAGCTCAGTGAAGCAATCATGAAATACATGAAGACTGTACATAACCTCGTTGTTGGGGAACGGACTTCAGAAGAGATCAAAATCAAAATTGGTTCAGCTTATCCGATCAAAGAAGAGACTTCGATGGAGGTCAGAGGATTGCACCTGTTATCGGGTTTGCCTCGTACCGTTACTGTTAAATCTTCGGAAATCCGTGAAAGCATGAGTGAACCTCTCTCAGTGATCATTGAAGCTGTAAAGCGCACCCTAGAGAGAACACCTCCCGAACTAGCTGCTGATATTATTGATCGCGGTATTATGCTGGCCGGCGGTGGTGCAATGCTGAATGGCATTGACACCTTGATTAGCCACGAAACAGGAATTATTACTCATATCGCCCCAGCCCCCTTGGACTGTGTGGTGATTGGTGCTGGTCGCGTCTTAGAAGATTATAAGAATCTTGGTCGAGTCCTCACCAGCCGCTTGAAAAGTTTATAG